A single genomic interval of Luteolibacter arcticus harbors:
- a CDS encoding GspE/PulE family protein: MFSNEDYLADLLVEAGVVDPDVLDQARRKGGSVIERLLSDTDLSENTVCAVLAQNAGIEAIDLGQMTLTPEVLGSIPDEIARRYKAVPVSDDGVFLTVAVGDPFDFETMDSMPHVLGREISFVCAPVNAIDTLLKQFYGASSSGAMNVSGGHDVEVSDGDAPIIRLVQNMLVDAMKMRASDIHIEPLETSVRIRYRVDGKLIEVDNHPKKLLPAIIARLKVMSGTMSIAEKRLPQDGRVQVKTAEKEIDLRVSSVPSNHGESIVMRILDKSALVLGLPELGFFSDDQALFENLIGLPDGIILVTGPTGSGKTTTLYACLNVINKPDKKIITVEDPVEYELPGINQVMVKTDIGMTFAAALRAMLRQAPNIIMIGEIRDAETANIAINAALTGHLVLSTLHTNDAPSAVARLADIGIKRFLIASAVRAVLAQRLVRKLCPVCKAPHALTDKEARSLRFDPSRGDISQVMGPVGCDKCRRNGFRGRIGIFETFQIDDEVRHMINENLTSSQLRRRARELGMRTLRDDGIRKVLAGLTSPDEVIHVTMSDLE; encoded by the coding sequence GTGTTCTCCAACGAAGACTACTTGGCCGACCTGCTAGTGGAAGCTGGCGTGGTCGATCCCGACGTGCTTGATCAGGCCCGCCGCAAGGGCGGCTCCGTGATCGAGCGGCTGCTCAGCGATACCGATCTCTCGGAAAACACGGTTTGCGCCGTGCTGGCCCAGAACGCGGGAATCGAGGCCATCGATCTCGGCCAGATGACCCTCACCCCTGAGGTGTTGGGGTCCATCCCGGACGAAATCGCCCGCCGCTACAAGGCCGTCCCGGTGTCGGACGACGGCGTTTTCCTGACCGTGGCAGTCGGCGATCCCTTCGACTTCGAGACGATGGACAGCATGCCCCACGTGCTCGGGCGGGAAATCAGCTTCGTCTGCGCGCCGGTCAATGCGATCGATACGCTCCTCAAGCAGTTCTACGGCGCGTCCAGCTCCGGCGCCATGAACGTCTCCGGCGGCCACGACGTGGAGGTGTCGGATGGCGATGCCCCGATCATCCGCCTCGTCCAGAACATGCTGGTGGACGCGATGAAAATGCGCGCGTCGGACATTCACATCGAGCCGCTCGAAACCTCCGTCCGCATCCGCTACCGCGTCGACGGCAAGCTGATCGAGGTGGACAACCACCCGAAGAAGCTGCTGCCAGCCATCATCGCCCGCCTCAAGGTGATGAGCGGCACGATGTCGATCGCCGAGAAGCGCCTGCCGCAAGACGGTCGTGTCCAGGTGAAGACGGCGGAAAAGGAGATCGACCTCCGTGTTTCCTCCGTCCCCTCGAACCACGGCGAGTCGATCGTCATGCGTATTCTCGACAAGTCCGCGCTCGTGCTCGGCTTGCCGGAACTCGGCTTCTTCTCCGACGACCAGGCGCTTTTCGAGAACCTCATCGGCCTGCCGGACGGCATCATCCTCGTCACCGGCCCCACCGGTTCCGGTAAGACCACGACGCTCTACGCCTGCTTGAACGTGATCAACAAGCCGGACAAGAAGATCATCACCGTGGAAGACCCGGTGGAATACGAGCTTCCCGGCATCAACCAGGTGATGGTGAAGACGGACATTGGCATGACCTTCGCCGCCGCGCTGCGCGCGATGCTCCGCCAAGCTCCGAACATCATCATGATCGGGGAAATTCGTGACGCGGAAACGGCAAACATCGCCATCAACGCGGCGCTCACCGGTCACTTGGTGCTTTCCACGCTGCACACGAACGATGCGCCCTCGGCCGTCGCCCGTCTCGCGGACATCGGCATCAAGCGCTTCCTCATCGCCTCGGCCGTGCGGGCGGTGCTGGCCCAGCGTCTGGTCCGCAAGCTGTGCCCGGTCTGCAAGGCCCCGCACGCGCTGACCGACAAGGAAGCCCGCTCGTTGCGCTTCGACCCGAGCCGCGGAGACATTTCGCAGGTCATGGGACCGGTTGGCTGCGACAAGTGCCGCCGCAACGGCTTTCGCGGTCGTATCGGCATCTTCGAGACCTTCCAGATCGATGATGAGGTGCGGCACATGATCAATGAGAACCTGACTTCCAGCCAGCTCCGCCGCCGCGCCCGCGAACTCGGCATGCGCACGCTCCGCGACGACGGGATCCGCAAGGTGCTCGCCGGCCTGACTTCCCCCGATGAGGTCATCCACGTGACCATGTCGGACCTCGAATGA
- a CDS encoding ion transporter: MPESPRSDRRERWREIIFEAETPAGRRFDIALLWLIGLSVVCVMLESVPAVRRDYAEPLLAAEWAFTILFTAEYILRLCVVRHPLRYARSFYGIIDLLSVLPTYLMMFFPGTQALLVIRVLRMLRMFRVFKMVRHVNGAEMLVRALYGARAKITVFFSFMLAISLVSGTLMYLIEGPQGGFSSIPTGVYWAVVTITTLGFGDITPVTPLGRLLTSVLALTGYAVIAVPTGILTSELSKLEGDDTSDACPSCGVHGHLPDARFCRRCGAPMS; the protein is encoded by the coding sequence ATGCCTGAGTCGCCTCGTTCCGACCGCCGCGAGCGGTGGCGGGAAATCATCTTCGAAGCGGAAACCCCGGCCGGGAGGCGCTTCGACATCGCCCTGCTGTGGCTGATCGGCCTGAGCGTGGTCTGCGTGATGCTGGAAAGCGTGCCCGCGGTCCGCCGGGATTACGCGGAGCCTCTGTTGGCGGCCGAGTGGGCGTTCACGATTCTGTTCACCGCCGAATACATCCTGCGGCTGTGCGTGGTCCGCCACCCGCTGCGCTATGCGCGGAGTTTCTACGGCATCATCGACCTGCTGTCGGTGCTGCCGACCTACCTGATGATGTTCTTCCCCGGGACGCAGGCATTGCTGGTGATCCGGGTGCTCAGAATGCTGCGGATGTTCCGGGTTTTCAAGATGGTCCGGCACGTGAACGGGGCGGAGATGCTGGTGCGGGCGCTTTACGGGGCGCGGGCGAAAATCACGGTGTTCTTCTCCTTCATGCTGGCGATCTCGCTGGTCTCCGGGACCCTCATGTACCTCATCGAGGGGCCGCAGGGTGGTTTCAGCAGCATCCCGACGGGCGTCTACTGGGCGGTGGTGACCATCACCACGCTGGGCTTTGGCGACATCACCCCGGTCACGCCGCTGGGCCGCCTTTTGACCTCCGTGCTGGCGCTGACCGGCTACGCGGTGATCGCGGTGCCGACCGGGATCCTGACCTCGGAGCTTTCGAAGCTCGAGGGCGACGACACTTCCGACGCCTGCCCCTCCTGTGGGGTCCACGGGCACCTGCCGGACGCGCGGTTTTGCCGCCGTTGCGGGGCTCCGATGAGCTGA
- a CDS encoding BamA/OMP85 family outer membrane protein: MSPAADIRIEGLGSMSESEALDLLGDRLELIKAKPPSTSRASDAAFLLENLMKRQGFQTPDVKPVISGNAIRLVVNEGPRVKIGSVAIPGLEKEDQERLSKLFKLPGQERVLRPGQEPPFREADVAEGLSLLEADFRSRGYWKAKAVVQKRGETGGEIAFIIRIDPGPLHHLGAPRFDGAPADLMPRLQAKAAPHVGKVANTDLLTTLRSEIESIFRSTGYPLETFKMNRILGDGTLTPRFIIKFGVRQRLGDVIVAGAEKTKTERITKRFEDLRGEWFDAEEFDKRLKKILATGAFSSVRVENATDPGGMLDATLQVVEGKARGASVYGGFGSYEGGILGLKYHDRNFLGRLWNFSTGVEVSSRGLLGDIRLSDPWLFDTDTYLGMRLFSVTRSLEGYDKFETGVSAEFSRDDFENVDASIIFGSSIVSTESSDIPNTQLGETDYGHHYVRADVTYDRRDDPVTPGKGYHLNALLEAGLIAGDISSNYTRFDLSGAGYIPVGKKGQVNLGARAAMLFPSSGISEFPIDLRLFTGGADSVRSFRYNELGPRSVTNDPLGGEAYWITNAEYVHVLFGPMKGVGFVDAGNMSAFDEGFNFSSPELAVGLGIRIDLPVGPIRLEYGHNLTKDENEPSGVWHFAIGVAF; encoded by the coding sequence GTGTCTCCCGCCGCAGACATCCGCATCGAGGGCCTCGGTTCCATGAGCGAAAGCGAGGCGCTGGACCTGCTCGGCGACCGCTTGGAACTCATCAAGGCCAAGCCACCATCCACCTCGCGGGCGTCGGACGCGGCCTTCCTGTTAGAGAACCTGATGAAGCGGCAGGGCTTCCAGACGCCCGACGTGAAGCCCGTCATTTCCGGCAACGCCATCCGGCTGGTCGTGAACGAAGGCCCGCGGGTCAAGATCGGCTCCGTCGCCATCCCCGGTTTAGAGAAGGAGGACCAGGAACGGCTGTCGAAGCTCTTCAAGCTCCCCGGTCAGGAACGCGTGCTGCGCCCCGGCCAGGAACCACCCTTCCGCGAGGCCGATGTCGCGGAAGGCCTGTCGTTGTTAGAAGCCGACTTCAGATCTCGCGGCTACTGGAAGGCCAAGGCGGTGGTGCAAAAGCGCGGCGAGACCGGGGGTGAGATTGCATTCATCATCCGCATTGATCCCGGGCCGCTCCATCATCTCGGTGCGCCCCGTTTCGATGGCGCGCCCGCGGACTTGATGCCACGCCTGCAGGCGAAGGCCGCACCCCACGTCGGCAAGGTGGCGAATACCGACCTCCTCACCACGCTGCGCAGCGAGATCGAGAGCATTTTCCGCTCCACCGGCTACCCGCTGGAGACCTTCAAGATGAACCGCATCCTCGGCGATGGCACGCTCACGCCGCGGTTCATCATCAAGTTCGGCGTCCGCCAGCGCTTGGGCGATGTGATCGTTGCCGGCGCGGAGAAAACCAAGACCGAGCGCATCACCAAGCGCTTCGAGGATCTCCGCGGCGAGTGGTTCGATGCCGAGGAATTCGACAAGCGCCTCAAGAAGATCCTCGCCACCGGGGCGTTCTCTTCCGTCCGCGTGGAGAATGCCACCGATCCCGGCGGCATGCTCGATGCCACGTTGCAAGTGGTCGAAGGCAAGGCGCGCGGTGCCTCCGTCTATGGCGGCTTCGGCAGCTACGAAGGCGGCATCCTCGGTTTGAAGTACCACGACCGGAACTTCCTCGGGCGGCTTTGGAACTTCAGCACCGGTGTCGAGGTGAGCTCGCGCGGCCTGTTAGGCGACATCCGGCTTTCCGATCCGTGGCTGTTCGACACCGACACCTACCTCGGCATGCGGCTCTTCTCGGTGACGCGCTCGCTGGAAGGCTACGACAAATTCGAGACCGGCGTGTCCGCGGAGTTCTCACGCGATGACTTCGAGAACGTCGATGCCAGCATCATCTTCGGCTCATCGATCGTGAGCACGGAAAGCAGCGACATCCCGAATACACAGCTCGGCGAAACCGACTACGGCCACCACTATGTCCGCGCCGATGTCACCTACGACCGCCGCGATGACCCCGTCACCCCCGGCAAGGGCTATCATCTCAATGCCCTGTTAGAAGCCGGCTTGATCGCCGGTGACATCTCGTCCAACTACACCCGCTTCGATCTGTCCGGTGCCGGCTACATCCCGGTCGGCAAGAAGGGCCAGGTGAACCTGGGCGCACGTGCTGCCATGCTGTTCCCCTCCTCGGGCATAAGCGAGTTCCCCATCGACCTGCGGCTCTTCACCGGCGGCGCGGATTCCGTCCGCTCCTTCCGCTACAACGAGCTCGGCCCGCGCTCCGTCACCAATGACCCGCTCGGCGGTGAGGCCTACTGGATCACGAATGCCGAGTATGTCCATGTCCTGTTCGGCCCGATGAAAGGAGTCGGCTTCGTCGATGCGGGAAATATGTCCGCTTTCGACGAAGGCTTCAACTTCAGCTCGCCGGAACTCGCCGTCGGCCTCGGCATCAGGATCGATCTACCGGTGGGCCCGATCCGGCTTGAATACGGACACAACCTCACCAAGGACGAGAACGAGCCATCGGGCGTCTGGCATTTCGCCATCGGCGTGGCGTTTTGA
- a CDS encoding translocation/assembly module TamB domain-containing protein codes for MSTDGESPPEKKKRRRGRKRLTALVLFLVGLAWLNGPGWRWLGEIAAQKALEGSGLTADFELKGTLLGGIKVEKLSVSGGPIRKLEIGSVDPRYQWSKIFRGNLDGLAVDKLDLVLDLAADPLPSRGKPKEEKAQDLSATVKKVRSIILPLDLSAAGLRIQVVRGEENVAVLDSSNFSHLPGSEEFGLAFGEIAIGAGYAFAAQESKIVWQEDRILLDRFDVTPRMGIRDVRVEFPASGKLVASALIQVEDSRIILASDRSSATVKLEGEPLVVQEAMKNFALEIPAGATVRKLEIAAQGLDLTPDQWQATATAEIGGMQYEDWKAETLALDVTKTGSEGTLKWSLAALDSSLTGNASLRWRDLAAGQWTDFEATAKASLPQVTPLFAVLKEKYSVAPKEAPPLPASSLNLEATIDSASSGLRSLAAKWLLSPEKDVAASFAGEAKWTPPDGKIAGTMSSEGHRGTFALDLTAKRYDGSFVLEGFRPERVAAWTATFGVTLPTGMNASGTWQGGGEFGPQPHRGTFDITSFEWVRKDTPPLILRTKGNYNWPQEVVLEQLTAITEGQTINASASFANQVLKIPRIEWKDGETRLVGGQAEIPVPKEMKTAKDFLKQEIPLNVFLESEWIDHTRLAAWLPEKKSPLAGGSGRVRLVVAGTPAAPKVDLDLDLKGVSVPDQPDVPVTDAAVTLDGADGTLALNGQIKPAGYQPVVITGKTAFKPGEWAENPDSVLNEKLEARANIPRLDLATFSKFVPNAEKLAGTLEGQFTASGTIGKPDFGGELRLSKGEFSLKDSPAPPVTNANALIRLEGKDVRLQTLSLEAAGGTLTGVGNVGLADAAKPTFDLNLRGTALPLKRDESMIVRADANLTLRGDLQQAGISGTVDIVDSLFYRDFEILPVRVPFTAPSRPSLPSIDPDEKAAELPAPFANWTLDVLVRTRDPLLIRGNLAKGTATANVRFGGTLANIQPQGTAILSEVEAKLPFSTLKVDNGAATFTPAGGLNPELNIRGTSNIGRYEVNVFFYGPVNAPKTALTSDPPLPESEIMTLLATGTTSDGLEDGQAATMKAAQLILEEWRKGRLPYAEQVAKVLEVLNRVDVRIGEDDPLTGKRLNSATIEVTEKIFVSGSVDKQSNTRVLGAFVLRFK; via the coding sequence ATGAGTACCGACGGAGAATCCCCGCCAGAAAAGAAGAAGCGCCGCCGCGGACGCAAGCGGCTGACCGCGCTGGTCCTTTTTCTCGTCGGCCTGGCCTGGCTGAATGGTCCCGGCTGGCGTTGGCTCGGGGAAATCGCCGCGCAGAAGGCCTTGGAGGGCAGCGGTCTAACGGCGGACTTCGAGCTCAAGGGCACCCTGCTCGGCGGGATCAAGGTCGAGAAGCTGTCCGTCAGCGGCGGCCCGATCCGGAAGCTGGAGATCGGCTCCGTCGATCCGCGCTATCAGTGGAGCAAGATCTTCCGGGGCAATCTCGACGGCCTCGCCGTGGACAAGCTCGATCTGGTGCTCGACCTCGCGGCCGATCCCCTGCCCTCCCGGGGCAAGCCGAAGGAGGAAAAGGCCCAGGACCTTTCCGCCACCGTCAAGAAGGTCCGCTCGATCATCCTGCCGCTCGACCTGAGCGCGGCGGGCCTGCGAATCCAAGTGGTGCGCGGCGAGGAAAACGTGGCGGTCCTCGATTCCAGCAACTTTTCCCACCTACCGGGCAGCGAGGAATTTGGCCTCGCGTTCGGCGAGATCGCCATCGGGGCCGGCTATGCCTTCGCCGCGCAGGAGTCCAAGATCGTGTGGCAGGAAGATCGGATTCTGCTCGATCGCTTCGACGTGACCCCACGGATGGGCATTCGCGATGTCCGCGTGGAATTTCCCGCCAGCGGCAAGCTCGTGGCGTCCGCTCTCATTCAGGTGGAAGATTCGCGGATCATCCTCGCCAGCGACCGCTCCTCGGCCACCGTGAAGCTGGAAGGCGAGCCACTGGTGGTGCAGGAGGCCATGAAGAATTTCGCGCTCGAGATCCCCGCCGGGGCCACCGTCCGCAAGCTGGAGATCGCCGCCCAGGGCCTGGACCTCACCCCGGATCAGTGGCAGGCGACCGCCACTGCCGAGATCGGCGGGATGCAATATGAGGATTGGAAGGCGGAGACTCTCGCGCTCGACGTCACCAAGACCGGCAGCGAGGGCACGCTGAAGTGGTCGCTCGCCGCGCTCGACTCATCTCTCACCGGCAATGCCTCGCTGCGCTGGCGCGACCTCGCCGCCGGCCAGTGGACCGACTTCGAAGCCACCGCCAAGGCCAGCCTCCCGCAAGTCACGCCGCTGTTCGCCGTGCTGAAGGAGAAATACTCCGTCGCCCCGAAAGAGGCACCTCCCCTGCCCGCGTCGTCGCTCAATCTCGAAGCCACGATTGATTCCGCATCTAGCGGTCTTCGCTCCCTCGCCGCGAAGTGGCTGCTTTCTCCCGAGAAAGATGTCGCAGCTTCCTTCGCCGGTGAAGCGAAGTGGACGCCGCCTGATGGCAAAATCGCTGGCACGATGAGCAGCGAGGGGCATCGCGGAACCTTTGCCCTCGATCTAACCGCTAAGCGCTACGATGGCTCCTTCGTGCTCGAAGGCTTCCGCCCCGAACGCGTCGCAGCATGGACCGCGACCTTCGGCGTGACCTTGCCCACCGGCATGAATGCCAGCGGAACTTGGCAAGGCGGTGGCGAATTCGGCCCGCAGCCTCACCGCGGCACCTTCGATATCACCTCCTTCGAATGGGTGCGCAAGGACACCCCGCCGCTGATCCTCCGCACCAAGGGCAACTACAATTGGCCACAGGAAGTCGTGCTCGAACAGCTCACCGCCATCACCGAAGGCCAGACTATCAATGCCAGCGCCAGCTTCGCCAATCAGGTCCTGAAGATTCCGCGCATCGAATGGAAGGACGGCGAAACCCGGCTCGTCGGCGGCCAGGCGGAGATCCCGGTGCCGAAGGAGATGAAGACCGCGAAGGATTTCCTCAAGCAGGAGATCCCGCTGAATGTCTTCCTCGAATCCGAGTGGATCGATCACACCCGCCTCGCCGCATGGCTGCCGGAGAAGAAGTCGCCGCTCGCCGGGGGCAGCGGCCGGGTCCGGCTCGTCGTCGCCGGCACGCCCGCCGCGCCAAAGGTCGATCTGGATCTGGATCTCAAGGGCGTGAGCGTGCCCGACCAACCGGACGTGCCCGTCACCGATGCCGCGGTCACGCTCGATGGAGCCGATGGCACGCTTGCCCTCAACGGCCAGATCAAGCCGGCCGGGTACCAGCCTGTCGTCATCACTGGCAAGACCGCCTTCAAGCCCGGCGAGTGGGCCGAGAATCCCGACTCCGTGCTCAATGAGAAGCTGGAAGCCCGAGCCAACATCCCGCGGCTCGACCTCGCGACCTTCTCGAAATTCGTCCCGAATGCCGAGAAACTCGCCGGCACCTTGGAAGGCCAGTTCACGGCCAGCGGCACCATCGGCAAGCCAGACTTCGGCGGGGAGCTCCGCCTCTCGAAAGGCGAATTTTCCTTGAAGGATTCCCCCGCCCCGCCGGTGACCAATGCCAATGCGCTGATCCGTCTCGAAGGCAAGGACGTCCGCCTCCAGACGCTATCGCTCGAAGCCGCGGGCGGCACTCTCACAGGTGTGGGCAACGTCGGCCTCGCCGATGCCGCGAAGCCGACCTTCGACCTCAACCTGCGAGGCACCGCGCTGCCGCTCAAGCGCGACGAATCGATGATCGTGCGCGCCGATGCGAACCTGACCTTGCGCGGCGATCTCCAACAGGCCGGCATTTCCGGCACGGTGGATATCGTGGACAGCCTCTTTTACCGGGACTTCGAAATCCTGCCGGTGAGGGTCCCCTTCACCGCTCCCTCGCGGCCGAGCCTGCCCTCGATCGATCCCGATGAGAAGGCGGCCGAGCTTCCCGCACCCTTCGCGAACTGGACGCTCGATGTGCTGGTCCGCACCCGCGACCCGCTGCTGATCCGCGGCAATCTCGCCAAGGGAACAGCCACCGCCAACGTCCGCTTCGGTGGCACGCTCGCCAATATCCAGCCCCAGGGAACCGCCATTCTTAGTGAGGTCGAGGCCAAGCTCCCTTTCAGCACCCTCAAGGTGGACAACGGCGCCGCCACCTTCACGCCCGCCGGCGGACTCAACCCCGAGCTGAACATCCGGGGCACGTCTAACATCGGCCGCTACGAGGTGAATGTCTTCTTCTACGGCCCGGTCAATGCCCCTAAGACCGCGCTGACCTCCGATCCGCCGCTGCCGGAGAGCGAGATCATGACCCTGCTCGCCACCGGCACCACCTCCGATGGCCTCGAGGACGGCCAGGCCGCAACCATGAAGGCCGCCCAGCTCATCCTGGAAGAATGGAGGAAAGGCCGCCTCCCCTACGCCGAGCAAGTCGCCAAGGTGCTGGAAGTGCTCAACCGCGTCGATGTCCGCATCGGCGAGGATGACCCGCTCACCGGCAAGCGCCTCAACTCGGCCACCATCGAAGTCACCGAAAAGATCTTCGTCAGCGGCTCCGTGGACAAGCAAAGCAATACCCGCGTCCTCGGTGCCTTCGTCCTTCGTTTCAAATGA
- a CDS encoding type II secretion system F family protein, whose product MPQFQFTAADAKGEQMSGTIESTSEADAIQQLRSQGYYPLQVVEAGKGKLAAKKGAKKGAKAAAGKKKDKSSVGGRVKPKILMIFTRQLATLIDSGLPLLRGLTVLAKQEPNPVLRGTIGALADSVQSGSTFSESLAQHPRIFNKLYVNMVKAGELGGVLEVVLVRLAEYQEKAHKLKNKIVSAMVYPVIVMFIAVAILVFLMLFIVPKFETMFAELGKDAELPMISQIVFGTSKFFLNASVGPIPNVVWVFAFIGLLAFIGNAWGKTKKGRRTIDSMKLKLPIFGDIQRKSAIARFSRTLGTLVTSGVPILQALNITRDTAGNVVVSDAIEKVHEAVKEGESIVTPLQATGGVFPNMVISMVDVGEETGQLPEMLLKVADVYDDEVDNAVTALTSILEPIMIVVLALVVGAVVFALFLPLIKIISEMGNM is encoded by the coding sequence ATGCCTCAGTTCCAATTCACCGCCGCCGATGCCAAGGGCGAGCAGATGTCCGGCACGATCGAATCCACCAGCGAAGCAGATGCCATCCAGCAGCTCCGCTCGCAAGGGTACTACCCCTTGCAAGTGGTTGAGGCCGGCAAGGGCAAGCTCGCCGCGAAGAAAGGTGCCAAGAAGGGCGCCAAGGCCGCTGCCGGCAAGAAGAAGGACAAGTCGTCCGTCGGCGGGCGCGTCAAGCCGAAGATCCTGATGATCTTCACCCGTCAGCTTGCCACGCTGATCGATTCCGGCCTGCCGCTGCTGCGCGGTCTGACCGTGCTGGCCAAGCAGGAACCAAATCCCGTGCTCCGCGGCACCATCGGCGCTCTGGCGGATTCGGTGCAGTCCGGCTCCACCTTCTCGGAGTCGCTGGCCCAGCACCCGCGGATCTTCAACAAGCTGTACGTGAACATGGTCAAGGCCGGCGAACTGGGCGGTGTGCTCGAGGTCGTCCTCGTCCGTCTCGCCGAGTACCAGGAAAAGGCCCACAAGCTGAAGAACAAGATCGTCTCGGCGATGGTCTACCCGGTGATCGTCATGTTCATCGCGGTCGCCATCCTGGTCTTCCTGATGCTGTTCATCGTGCCGAAGTTCGAGACGATGTTCGCGGAACTGGGCAAGGACGCCGAGCTGCCGATGATTTCGCAGATCGTCTTCGGCACCTCGAAGTTCTTCCTGAATGCCAGCGTCGGGCCGATCCCGAACGTGGTCTGGGTGTTCGCGTTCATCGGCCTGCTCGCCTTTATTGGCAACGCGTGGGGCAAGACCAAGAAAGGTCGCCGCACGATCGACTCCATGAAGCTAAAGCTACCCATCTTCGGTGACATCCAGCGCAAGTCGGCGATCGCCCGTTTCTCCCGCACCCTTGGCACGCTCGTCACTTCGGGTGTCCCCATCCTCCAAGCCCTCAATATCACCCGCGACACCGCCGGTAACGTGGTGGTCTCCGATGCGATCGAGAAGGTCCACGAGGCGGTCAAGGAAGGGGAGTCGATCGTCACACCGCTGCAGGCTACCGGCGGCGTCTTCCCGAACATGGTCATTTCCATGGTGGACGTCGGTGAAGAAACCGGTCAGCTCCCGGAAATGCTTCTCAAGGTGGCCGACGTCTATGACGACGAAGTGGACAATGCCGTGACCGCGCTTACCTCTATCCTTGAGCCGATCATGATCGTCGTCCTCGCCCTCGTCGTGGGTGCGGTGGTGTTCGCGCTGTTCCTGCCACTGATCAAGATCATCTCCGAAATGGGCAACATGTGA
- a CDS encoding GspE/PulE family protein yields the protein MDNNQIVELFISRGLIDRSLGQDILHEVENSGKEAAEILADFQVITHRDDVWPVVASELGTQVVDIREWTPPDQLLALLPAGMARLHGALPVNFDHEGLHVVLVDPMNPQTIEDLRFALGREVVLAVAPDYVVEAKINECYGGEGKAMEDILQQLQTGVDTSLSAAELEAEANSAPIIRYVDLVLFQAIKERASDIHFEPFEKDFKIRYRVDGSLYEMAPPPVHLSVAITSRIKVMSNMNIAERRVPQDGRIVKQVGDRQVDMRVSTLPTQYGESIVLRVLDRSSVNLSLENLHLPEAIYEYVCDTIEKPNGIFIVTGPTGAGKTTTLYAALARINTIDSKLLTAEDPVEYDIDGIIQIPVHEGIGLTFPRILRAFLRQDPDRIMVGEMRDQDTAQIAIQASLTGHLVLSTLHTNDAPGAVTRLVDMGCEPFLVAASLEGVLAQRLVRTICKSCKASYEPNESILTQLGVAVHELGDKDFFTGRGCDACGKSGYKGRKGLYELLDITDPLRELITDRAPTVVLKQKAMELGMQTLREDGLRNIYLGHTTIEEVLKYT from the coding sequence ATGGACAACAACCAGATCGTAGAACTTTTCATCAGCCGCGGGCTCATCGACCGCTCGCTTGGTCAGGACATTCTTCACGAAGTCGAAAACAGCGGCAAGGAGGCCGCTGAGATCCTCGCCGACTTCCAGGTCATCACCCACCGCGACGATGTCTGGCCGGTGGTCGCCTCGGAACTCGGCACCCAGGTGGTCGATATCCGTGAGTGGACGCCGCCGGATCAGCTTCTCGCGCTGCTCCCGGCGGGGATGGCCCGCCTTCACGGCGCGCTGCCGGTGAATTTCGATCACGAGGGCCTGCATGTCGTGCTGGTCGATCCGATGAATCCCCAGACCATCGAGGACCTGCGCTTCGCGCTCGGCCGCGAGGTGGTGCTGGCGGTGGCTCCCGACTACGTCGTCGAGGCCAAGATCAACGAGTGCTACGGTGGGGAAGGCAAGGCGATGGAGGACATCCTCCAGCAGCTCCAGACCGGTGTGGACACCAGCCTGAGCGCCGCCGAGTTAGAGGCCGAAGCCAATTCGGCCCCGATCATCCGCTATGTCGATCTGGTGCTCTTCCAAGCGATCAAGGAACGGGCGTCGGACATTCACTTCGAGCCCTTCGAGAAGGATTTCAAGATCCGCTACCGCGTGGACGGATCGCTCTATGAAATGGCTCCGCCGCCGGTGCATCTGTCGGTGGCGATCACGTCGCGTATCAAGGTGATGTCGAACATGAACATCGCCGAGCGGCGCGTCCCGCAGGACGGCCGGATCGTGAAGCAGGTCGGCGACCGTCAGGTGGACATGCGCGTTTCGACTCTGCCCACCCAATACGGCGAGTCGATCGTGCTCCGCGTGCTCGACCGCTCCTCGGTCAATCTCTCGCTGGAGAACCTGCACCTGCCGGAAGCGATCTACGAATACGTCTGCGACACCATCGAGAAGCCGAACGGCATTTTCATCGTCACCGGTCCGACTGGTGCCGGCAAGACAACCACGCTCTACGCCGCGCTGGCGCGAATCAACACGATCGACTCCAAGCTCCTCACCGCCGAGGATCCGGTCGAGTACGACATCGACGGCATCATCCAGATCCCGGTGCATGAGGGCATCGGCCTGACTTTCCCGCGAATCCTGCGCGCCTTCCTTCGTCAGGACCCCGACCGGATCATGGTGGGGGAGATGCGTGACCAGGATACCGCGCAGATCGCCATCCAGGCGTCGCTGACCGGTCACTTGGTGCTTTCCACGCTCCACACGAACGACGCTCCCGGTGCCGTGACCCGTCTGGTGGACATGGGCTGCGAGCCCTTCCTGGTAGCGGCCTCGCTCGAAGGGGTGCTCGCCCAGCGGCTGGTCCGCACCATTTGCAAGAGCTGCAAGGCTTCCTACGAGCCGAACGAGAGCATCCTCACCCAGCTCGGGGTGGCGGTGCATGAACTCGGCGACAAGGACTTCTTCACCGGCCGCGGCTGCGATGCCTGCGGCAAGAGCGGCTACAAGGGCCGCAAAGGACTCTACGAGCTGCTCGACATCACCGATCCGCTCCGCGAGCTCATCACCGACCGGGCGCCCACCGTGGTGCTCAAGCAGAAGGCCATGGAGCTGGGCATGCAGACCCTCCGCGAGGACGGCTTGCGCAACATCTACCTCGGCCACACCACGATTGAGGAGGTTCTGAAATATACCTGA